Below is a window of Thermodesulfomicrobium sp. WS DNA.
CGCCATAGCCCAGGCGCTTCACGATCTTACGGAGTGACCATGCCGTCTGCGGATCCGCGTGCGATTTTCATTACCGGTACGGACACGGATGTGGGCAAAACCATGGTAAGCGCCGCCCTGCTGGCCTGGTTGCAGCCACGCTGCACGACGCCGGTGCGCTACCTCAAGCCGCTGCAAACCGGCTGCAGCGATGTGGAGCAGGATTCCGATCCCGCCTGGGTGCGCCGGGTGACCGGCGGTTCGTGGTCCGCCGCTGCGGCCGTGCACACCTGTCTGCCAGCGCCCAAGGCCCCGAGCATCGCCGCTGCTGCGGCCGGCATCACTCTCGACCCCAAGGCCGTTGCGGCCTGGGTGCGCGGGTTCTCCGGGCTCTGTCTGGTGGAAGGCGCAGGCGGCATTCGGGTGCCCATTGCCCCGGGGTGGACCATGCTGGAGTTCGCCCAGGCCCTTGGCGCCCCCTGTGTGGTGGTGGCCCGGGCAGGGCTCGGCACCATCAACCATACCGTACTCACCCTGGAAGCCCTTCGGTACGCGTCCGCGCCGTGTTTGGGCGTGGTCTTCTGCGACCCCACGGACGCCGTGCCCCATGTGGAGCGCCAGGAAAACGCCGCCGCCAT
It encodes the following:
- the bioD gene encoding dethiobiotin synthase, with amino-acid sequence MPSADPRAIFITGTDTDVGKTMVSAALLAWLQPRCTTPVRYLKPLQTGCSDVEQDSDPAWVRRVTGGSWSAAAAVHTCLPAPKAPSIAAAAAGITLDPKAVAAWVRGFSGLCLVEGAGGIRVPIAPGWTMLEFAQALGAPCVVVARAGLGTINHTVLTLEALRYASAPCLGVVFCDPTDAVPHVERQENAAAILELTGVPVLGTLGRITDPTSLTLSPPAVMAELGTRVLQWAC